tttaacatttttagaaggtctctctctataagtctataatatataactaaactattgttgtatataaagtaaatatgtttttaaaaatgtttaagaagcttcatttaaaattaaattaaaatgcaaagccccctggaccagtggccaggacccgggcagtgtgagtgccactgaaaatcagctcgcgtgctgcctttggcatgcatgccataggttgcctacccctgttgtagAACAAACTCAACATAAGCCTTCCATGCTATGCTGTgactaaaagggctaatgcaatccttggatgaagaaaaaagaaaatatcaagtAGAAGTAGGCAAGTGATCTTGCCTCTGTGTGCAGCAGTACACAGCACTGATGAGACTGTTACTAGAGTACTGTGACCAGTTCCAGAATACAGTGCCACACtccaagaaggatatggaaatacTCGAGAGAGTTCAAAGGAGGTCCACAAAAATGACCCAGTGGCTGGAAAACAAGCCTTTTGATGAGAGGCTTAAGGAGCTCGGTCTATTCAGTTTGTGACAGAGaaggttgagaggtgacttgatcattgCGCATGGTTATTATTTACACATGCAACAGATATCTGACAGTGAGGGGCTTTTCAGTCTttcagacaaaggcataacaagatccagtggctgtaAGTTGAATTTAGATTAATTCAACCTTGAAATAAGATGGAATTTCtagcagtgagagtaattaaacattggaatagCTTACCAGGGGAGGCGGTGGACTCTCAGTCTCTTGGGGTCTTTAAAACAAGTTTAGATATCTTCCCAAAAGATATGCCTTTATCCAGTTTCTGGTAACAATTCCATGGCCTGTGTATACAGGATGATGATAGTGGCCCCTTTTGTCCTTAGAGTCTTTAAATCTACGAATCTATTGCTTTTATTGAATATGTGACACTGCTCCCCTCATCCTGTATGCCTTTCCATTGTTTATATgccatgttgttgtagccatgttggttccaggatattagagagacaaggtgggtgaggtaataacttttattggactaacttctgtgggtgagagagacaagctttcaagctacacggagctcttcttcaggtctggaaaaggtactaaAAATGTCTTGGCTAAATGCAaaattgaacagatagtttagcttTAGCTGTATACACCTATTTTAAGGCTCCTGTACACTGCCAGAAAGGTAGAAAGGGGCcttagcataaatgagaatcaagtCCTTGATATTTTGAATCTAAAGTAAAACCAcctaaaagttaaaacaaaacaaatgttaaaaaataaagtgttaaGTTGAACATATTATCATTTCATAGTCGATGCAAACATCTTTTGGGAATTCCAAGGTAGAAGTTTGCACATACCAGGCAGTTCTTTTTGCATTACCCATGAATAATTGGGAACAGCAGGTTCTACGGTATTTGCACATTATGTCTAATCAGGGATTCAGATTAGATTTTTACAAAGCATTGTAAAGCAGTTTATCACACTAGGTTCTACAGGCTTGATTTACGCTTGTGATAGAATGATAAATAATGGGATGACATGCTCTGGAAAATTTAGACAGTAATAAATGTTATATCATTTTCAAACCAGATCAGAAACAAATGTAATTTCATTGGGCAGGGTTGAGCACACAATTAAACAGAGCATGCTTTTAATTTTAAACCCAACCGTACTGCTGATGCCTTTTGCAAATGTAATGTCTGCTTCCATTGTTGAAGTAATtcttttaaagtgaggtgaaaacAAAGGTTTTCTGTGGCACAAGAGGCACCAAATGGAGTATAACGACCAGCCCAATTCAGATTTACTGTATTTTCCCTGCTGAATACAGTTTGTATCtgaaatcaatttatttaaaattaaaatgtatacttTACACAAAGTATAAGAAACATTACCTGTTGCCTCCACCATGCCTTCTAGAATTACAACAATTTCTAGTTCCTCTTTGGGCAATTGGTCTTTGGAAATCTCCCAGAAAGGACTCTGCTGGTTAATTTCATGGCTGATGATCAGTGGTGAAACCAAAAAGAGACGATCATCCCCTGTGTAATAACCTACGTTGATATCTGTCTGGTTGAGTGGTATAAATTCCCcctcctttgtctgtttagatttgATCAACTTGGCTCGTATTGATGCCTCCACAATGTGTGAATTCCTAAGGTCCCCTACTCGGAACATCAGGCATAGCTTCCCATCCCGCATGGAAATGACTGCGTTGGTAGAAAAGACCAGGGTTTCTGCCCTCTTCTTGGGCTGGGATATTTTCACAAACATGCAACCAACCATGAAAGCATTGACAATAGAACCTAAAACAGACTGAACTAAAAGCAGAATAATTCCCTCGGGACATTTGTCCGTGATGACCCGATAACCATACCCGATGGTGGTTTCTGTCTCTATTGAGAATAAAAAGGCTGAGACAAACCCATTGAGGTTACTGACACATGGGGTCCATGTACTGTCTCCTATATGTTCCATATCACCTCGGATGTAAGCAATTAGCCACCAGATCATTCCAAAGAAGAGCCACGTCACAGTGTAAACCATGACAAAAATCAAAAGGTTGAACCTCCATTTGAGGTCGACTAAGGTAGTGAAGATATCACTCAGATAACGATAAGTCTCTCTCACGTTCCCATGGTGTACGTTGCATTTCCCATCTTTCCTAACATACCTCTGAATTTTTCTCTTGGTACATACTTTGCTTATGTGTTTTGGAAGATCCTCTCTAGCTTGTTTGGGCAACTTTGGCTGCTGAATCGTGACAGGGCTCTCCACGTCCTGCTCCATTGAGTCTTCTTCAAGTACGCtagctgccattaaaaaaaagacGTTAATATTTATGTGTATACAGACAATTGAATAAACACACAACTTCCTTCTGTATTAGCAGTAGGAAACAAGAATTAATTCATTACTAATAGAAATAACTTTGAAAGGAAACTTTTTCTTCTGTCATGGGCTTCCTATCTATTATTTCAGAGATTTGAtcctgtctacaccagtggttaaATTCTGCAACACATATTCAAACAAATGTTCTACccccttttaaaatgtaatacattTGTACTGCTTATAAGCCAAGAATGATCTTCTGGGAGATTATATAAATGAAGAAACAGATCTGCTTTGGGGCTTAAGTCACTAATATGAGCAGAGAAAATGAGCAAttgttagacttttttttttttaacattgatgCTATTATTAAGGGGAAAAGAATTAAATACATGTAAGTGGTTTTAAAAAACGCtttattttcaaaggagccaattctgctctcattgaccTCAACAGAAGAAAGATCGGGCCTTAGCATAATATACACCAACAGCAATTCTAACCAATTTCTATACAAAATAGATGTGGTTATACTTAGCCTGGGCAGTCTATGTCCTCCTCTCACTAATGTAAAACACACAGTACTTCAGAAGTTGGTGCCATGGTAGTTCACTTGGGTGAGCACCCAAGAATGAGGCTATTAATCGTAGTGCACCTTACTTTCTATGGATGTGAGCCCCTAGCCACCcgggtatctgagtgcctcccaaATATTTAACAACAGTAacagtctctttctttctccccacttccttcccacccttttgagagaaatagcttgattagtttataggtttttgtttgtgtgagAGAATGTGTGGGTGTTGTGTGTGAAAAACTTACTGAGGGAAAGCTAAGTCAAATACATGAGTTTTGCACTTCATTCAGAGCACAGGGAGACCTGTGGTTATTCTTATCTCTTGTAGGAAAGTGTTTCTCACTCTTGTGTGAGTTACAGCTCCTGCTCTCCCAAACCTCACCCTATTGGCTGAGTTTTGTTGTTCCAATAGAATGTAGTGGTCATGGTTGTGGACGGAGAAGCAGTCTCTCAAGCAGCTAGGAGCAATGCCTTAGAAGGTTTTGAATATCAAAACAGAGGCCTTGAACTAtgagagatgctctagttcaaaaggaattatttgggggcttGGAAATCTGTGAACTAGGCTCTCTATTCAGCGGGGACAGTGCAGACTGCAGAACACTTAGGTTGCTAAAAACAAATCACCTATGTTGCTAAGCAGATGATTTGCTGAGTTTTGAATCACTTGGAgctttttggggtgtgtgtggcttcATCCCTCTGGAGCAGAGTCAAAGGCTCTCTGTAAAATTCTAGGTGCAGGTAAAATACACATGAAAAGAAGGTGCTGTAAAACTTCAACTGTCTCTCTACCCCATCTAGCTGTCAGCCATTCCCCTGTCTACCCAATAGCCACGAAGGTTGGCAATAGCATTGAAACCTGCTAGCATTTTTGTGTGTTCATGTTATGGACTCCAATGACTTCTGTGTCATTTTCTAATCTTGTtactatttctttaaaataattttattccagctgatttcaggggcagcatttaCAGCAATGTTCCAACCAGTCAGTTCTGGATGAACTTATCGCAATTGGTGACAGTGCTGCCTTCTTGAATTACCACTAATGCAGTATAatgaaataaacacacaaaaagcGCATTCAAGTAACCTTTTGGGGATGACTTAAACTAAAGCCAGGAAATTTGGCGTTAAGGCTTTATACTCTATGCTTAACTCACAATTGTGTCTAAGGGAATTTCAGTCCCTGGAATCCATAAAATCACTGCAGTAGCAGCCCCCTGAAATAGCCAGGAATGGGTTATGAAGCCTCTGGCTTAGAGTTTTAAAGTAATGTTAGTTACACTTGTAATGTCCGTGTAATGGGACTCTGTCAGATGTAAAGAGACACTGTGTAAG
The DNA window shown above is from Trachemys scripta elegans isolate TJP31775 chromosome 1, CAS_Tse_1.0, whole genome shotgun sequence and carries:
- the KCNJ6 gene encoding G protein-activated inward rectifier potassium channel 2, with the translated sequence MEQDVESPVTIQQPKLPKQAREDLPKHISKVCTKRKIQRYVRKDGKCNVHHGNVRETYRYLSDIFTTLVDLKWRFNLLIFVMVYTVTWLFFGMIWWLIAYIRGDMEHIGDSTWTPCVSNLNGFVSAFLFSIETETTIGYGYRVITDKCPEGIILLLVQSVLGSIVNAFMVGCMFVKISQPKKRAETLVFSTNAVISMRDGKLCLMFRVGDLRNSHIVEASIRAKLIKSKQTKEGEFIPLNQTDINVGYYTGDDRLFLVSPLIISHEINQQSPFWEISKDQLPKEELEIVVILEGMVEATGMTCQARSSYVTSEILWGHRFTPVLTLEDGFYEVDYNSFHETYETNTPSYSAKDLAEMASRAELPLTWSVSSKLNQHADLETEERGKNHEDQTERNGDVANLENESKV